CGAGCCCCACCCAAACATGTTACCTACTGCATCCTGCACTGCCGTCCTCACTGTGGCTTCGTCCTTGAACACAGAGGACACCTTCAGGAAGGCGGAGACCACCACCTCCGGGTCGGACGTGTCAGTCTGAGGACACAGGAGACAATGGCTGGTCACCAGGGGCCAGAGCCCAGGGCCTTGGCACACAGTGGAGACATGCCTTCTGGCTAGAAGAGGCCTTGGCAAGATGTGGGCTTCTGGTGGGCAAAGACAGGTCCTGCCTGGCCCCATGCTGTGCCCTCAGAGCCCAGTGTTGGCCCGGCTACTGAGGCCAAGCTGCACACATACAGTGAGAGACGACGCCTTAAAAGTCACTATCCCTGTGACCCACTGATCCTTCCTGCAATCTAACCTGATGAAATAACCCAGATGGCAGACAATATCCACATGCAAGAAAACTTTTCACTGACAACAGAGAAAAGTGGAAATAATGTGAACCCACAGAAACAGTGGATTGTGATGTGCTACATCCACTCACTGAGAAAGGGCATCAGAGGAGCTCTACTGATGCAGGAAATGATGAGTGGCGCTAAGTGAAAAGGTGGCCCACACAAAGGTTTGTAGCATATAATCTCAAataaatacaaaaggaaaataaaaaagccaaaatATCAAGCCAGCCCTGAGAGCGGccccttttatttctctataCAGACACACCTCGCAGACGCTGAAGGTTTGGccccagaccactgcaataaagcaagtcacgtgAAGGTTCTTGTTTCCCAGTGCACGTGAAAGTTATGATTACTTATACTGtagcctattaagtgtgcaacagcatcgTGTCTAGAAAATCCacatacataccttaattaaaaaacactttattattaaaaaatgccaaccatcatctgagccttcagcaagtcataatcttttggTTGGTGGAAGGTTTGAAATGCTGtgggaattaccaaaatgtgagaGAGAcccgaagtgagcaaatgctgctggaacAATGGCACCCACCGACTTGTTCGACACaggggttgccacaaacctccaatttgtaaaaaaaaatgcagtcacTACAAAGCACGATAAAACAAGGTGTGCCTGCATctatcatttaacctctctgagctccagctttcctcatctgtaaaacagaataaaagggTCTACATTCCAGGTTGCCAAGAAGGATACATGAAACTATGCCCAGTGCCCAGAGCAGCAGTGGGCAAACAAGAGGAGCCCCACGATCCTCTCAGGATGATGGATGAACAACCCAACCAACCAACCACTGAGGCTCGAGCGTGGACACAAGCAGCACGGGACTTGCACAGGGGTTCTGGGCAGGACAGCCGGTCTAGAAGCCACTGGTCCTACAGAACGTGCGGAGGGAAGCCCGGGAGTGTGTGAGCACACAGGGGCGTCCTGGGAAAACTCCCTAGTCCCAGCTGTCAGACGTGCCTCAGGCCTGCCCCTTCTCGCAGCCCGAGAGCCTGTTGGCAGTCTAACCACTGGAGGTGACAGATGTACTGGTCACGCTCatttacatgtgtatgtatgaaaAAACCCAACACGTGGCAGCCTCCACGCCCCACGCTGACGGTGCCCCTCCCAATCCCGTGCTCTGCTTGAACCTTTCTCCGGCAGCTCCTGGAGCCAAGGCCCATGCAGGCCCGGCGTCGGAAGCGCGGTTACCTGCTGGGCTAGGAGCACGGAGCTCTTGGGTCCAAGGCGCAGCAGCTTCTCCGAAGAGGGGAAAGCCAGAAAGGTGGAGACGTCAGCGGGAGGCGGGGAGGACAGGACGGGAGCGGGTTCCTAGGGACGGGTGGCACAGGTGCTCTGTAGAGGTCCGAATCCGGACTCCTCTCCCAGAACGCACGCCCCTCACTCCAGCCAGTCCCGGCTCAGAGCCCACAAATCCTCCAAGCTCCCCATGGGGCGGGGCCCACGGATGCTCAGAGCCCACAACTCCCCCAAGCACCCCCAGGGACGGGGCCCGCAGATGCAGCCGCCTCTAGGGCGGGCCAAGCCACCTCCCTTGGACTTCAAGGACTTCAAGAGCTGGGTGCGGCCAAGCCGATCCTCACCATGACATGCGATGCTCCAGAAATGACTCTGGGGCCTAAGTGGACCCCACTGGGAACTGGAGTCTCATCGGACAAGTACTGCTGGCAAGCGCCAGAGTGGCCCGGAGAACTAAGGACATGCAGCCATTTACTGAACGGCTTCCATAAAACTGGACAAGCTAAACTCAATGTAGTGCTGGGGTCCGGGTCCAACCCAGAGTTCTCCAGAAGCTTTATTTGGGAACCTATGAGGGAACAGATATGGCAGCCCAGACTCTACCTGCCTCCCAGTCAGGAAAGGGACCCCAAGTGTCCAAGCTGGGTCACCAACCCAGCCCAGTCTCCGGAATGGGGCCATCCCTACAGGTCGCCAAGATGGGTAGGAAAAAATAACTTCTGTTCAAGATTACATTTTATcctatctttaaagaaaaacttaTATACGTTTCGACCCCCAGAATGGTTGAAAATCCACCTTTAACTTGATAGTCGGTCCTCTATCTGTGGTTCCGTACCCGCAGTTTCACCCAACTGCAGATCACATAGCACTGCAgtatgtatttactgaaaaaatccACATAGTGGACCTGCAGTATTAAAAttcatgttgttcaagagtcGGCTGTAcagcggggagggtacagctcactggtagagtgcatgcttagcacgcatggggtcctgggttcaatctccagtacctccattcaaaatcaaccaaccaaccaacctgcTCAccccctacaaaaacaaaatgtgaactaaatttcattatttaaaaataaaagagtaaaagttttttttatcaAAAAAGAGTCAACTGTACATAACGTAGCAGCATTACATATTATGTTACAATTTACAAATGTGTAAACACATCTATACCGAGGTAAACGTAAGAAAATTTAACTACGTTGGGATGACTTTCTCCTTCCCACAGGAGTGTCCAATCAAAACTAGTCTGCAGCCACTGTGCCTAAGTGGCTTCCACACCCACCACTCCCATGAAGATGTCTCAACATCAGGAGACCAGGGCTCTGATCTGCAAACATGGACTCACCCCACTGTCAGGATCCAGAATCTTCCTTGATGGTGTGGTTGGCTCCTCTCCTTGCTCTCCCTTCTGtggctcttcctcctcctcctcttcctcctcctcatcctcctcttcgtcttcttcctcctcttcctcctcctcttctccttcctcctcttcatccTCGTCCTCGTCATCCTCACCCTCATCATCACTGCAGACGACAGCTGGCTAAAGCAGACCCTCTCTGCCTGGTGGCCCAGCTGGGACCGAGAACCCACAGACCCCAGCTGGGCGGGAGCCTGCGGGGGGCAAGGGAAGCAGCTGCTCCCAGGGTGGGGATGCATGGGGTCACCAAGGAGCCATCACTCACTTCTCATCACCCGGGAAGCCCACGCTGTGGACAAGGAAGAGCTAGATTTCATCCCTGTCCCAGAGGAACCCACAATCCCACTGGGGagacagaaaaaaggaagaaaactgtgTGTCACAGCTGGGGCCCAGGGCTCGGCAGGAatactgcccaggctgagacgctCAGGACTGTGCCACCCACACCTTGCTGACCACAGGAAGCTATGGTTAAGGGTGAGAGACTTCCCTGCCTTGAGGAAGGCGGTTCCATTCCTCCTGGACTGGGGGCCCTCTGAGCCCCTCTCTAAGTCCCTAGTTCCTAGCAGCACACAGGGACCAGGCCTGGGGGGACAGGGCTGAGGACTCAACAGTGAATGAAGCCAACCTGAGATGAGAGGCAGATGGGGACAGGTGCCGATGGCCCAAACCAACTCCCATCCAGACGGAGGAGGCAGCCCCCTGCCATCCCACTCTCCACCTCCTGGAACCCAGGAAGCCCCGCTCTCTGGCGTCATCCCCTCCTTTTCGCGGTCAGCCTCTAAGGCTGGTTCCAAGAACAATCCAGAGCCCGCCCCCATCGCTACCCTGGCCTCGCTGCTGCTGCCCCACCTTATCCATTCACGGCAAATCAAAGATCGTcactgaggggaggggacagctcagcggtagagtgtgtgcttagcatccacgaggtcctgggttcaatccccagtacctccattaaaaaaataagtaaataaaagcctaattaccacccctcccAAAAAAGGCAGTCAGTGACCTCCCGAACTCACCCACCCCTAAAGGTGACTGTTCTCAGCACCTGATTTGTCCCTTCGCTTAATGTGTAACTTAATTATTCCACATCATTCCTTGATCCGTGGTCCCACTTCAATGAGGTCCCATGAGTCAGAGACCTTGACTGTCTTACTCTTGCATCCCTGATGTCTagccagtgcctgacacatgagAAGGGCCTCAACCAATGGTTTCTGAACGAATAAAGGTAGAAACAAGCGAGCCACTGACCCAGAGTCCCCTACCTGAGGGACGCCAGCACCCTGGCCATGCTGAAGCCATCCAGCACTTCCTGGAGCTGCTCAcagccctcctctcccagggTGTTGCCTGCTCGCAGGGGAGGGAACGGAGGGTCAGGAGGGGGGCCAGGGCCCACTGGGCAGGTCTGTGCCAAGGCCACCACCCCTATTACCATTGAGGTCCAGTTTCTCCAGCTCGGCCTTGTCCACCATGGCCTCGGCAACAGACAGAGCAGCATCTCTCTTGATTTCACAGAATGACAAGTTCAGCTCCTAAAAAATAAGAGGAAGGGGTAGATAGAGGAAGGCAGAAACATGGACCAGGAAGCCAGCTTCTACTCTGAAGCCTCCGTCTCCCCGACGTGGGTGTAAGGCAGGCACTGTCCTCCAGCCGGGCGGACTAACACCCACAACAGCAGTCAGGATGGTCACCCGATGACGGGCCAGGTACTGAATAGGTGTACTCAGTCTGTCCTATAATGGCTCACAtcactcccctcctcctcttttaaaaatgaaaaaactgcAGCTCAGAGAAATGATGAGACTTGCAGTCACAGAGGGAGGATGTAGAAGTGGGCTAGGAACCCAGGTCCATCTGCCTTTACAGACCAGGTGGACAAGGTACTGCCGCCTTCCCCTACGGTGGTAACCCCGAGTCTGGGGGAGCCTGGAGCCTCGAGGGAGGACGCAGGCGGCCGGCTGGCACCTTCAGCTTCGGCAGGCCGCCACGGACAGCATCTGCAATGGCCACGGCGCCCTTGGAGCGAACAAGGCAGTCCCCGAAGTTGATCACCTCCACCTGCCGCAAGGTCTTCAGCGTCTGCGAGGAGGAAGTGAGGACCAGGGTCAGGGCCCTTCTCCAGCCAGTGCCACACCCCATACTGGTCACCACACCGTTCTCTTCCGTATCCAGTCTGGCTACTTCATCAGCTCTTCTCATCACCTCTGGGTTGGCCTCTGGCTAAACCCCCCTTGATGGCTCCCTATTACTTACAGGAGCAAGTCCCAAGGAGTCAGCCAGGCCACAAGGCCTCGCCTCCCCCTCAGCATCTCCTCCAGCCCTCACGCACACCTTGAACTCTGGCCATTTCAAACCAAGACCAAGCAGGGCTCCCTCCCATGCCTGGGCCTCCCACATGCTGCTTACACCTCTGCCCGAAACACCCCTCCACCCGCCTTGTCCAAAGTTCACTTGTCCTGCAGAACTTGGCCAAATGTGACTCCTTCCAGAAAGCCTGCCTGAGTCTGATCTGCACTTCTCTGCTTACACCCCATAGCAGCCTTCTGGGGGTCACAGAGCCCTGCGAGGGTGATAGGCACTGTGGAGCCCTCCCATCTGGAGACCCCGACACCGAGCCAGCCACCGTGCTCCCCGCTCTGCGCTGCCACTGATGAGCCACTTCCTCCCCTCCTTGAACCTGGGCTCCTGAAGGCAGAGTCTCTGACTCCACTCTGTGTGGCCCACACTCAGCacagggagctgggctggggctcAACAAACAGCTGATGGAAGAATCAATGAAGAAAATAGCCAGGCTGCAGCAGCAGCCTCCACGGAACCTGAGAAAAAACCAGCACCAAAAGCTggggctgcacggaggcagctcagACACGCAGAGCTGCCCAAGAACGGCACGGGGAGCTCGTGACACACGGTCCATTTTGGATGTGTTCACATGGTTAAGCTCACGGGGACACACCaggtgggtggggaaggggacagaGCAGCCAGACCCCATCTGCTGGGGCCTGATCTGGCCCCGCGGCCCTGCCTCACCTTGGCCATGGCCACAGCGCCCTTCTCAGTGAAGGTGTTGTCATTCAGGTTGATGACCCGCAGCAGGGGGTTGATGGTGAAAGCCTGGGCCAGGGCAGTGACACCAGGGTGATTGATCCCATTCTGTGGCATGTGGACCTCCTCCAGAGTCCCGATGATCTGTGAGGGGTAGGAGGGAGAGAGGTGGGCCCTGAGGCCAGGGCCAGGCCCAGTGCCAGTGACATcctcaggcaggaggggaggggctggtctGTGAATGTTttaggcacaggtgtcagagcaCGCTTTTAGGAACAACTGCATCTGATCCTCTCCACAACCTCATAAGGAAGACCTACCCAGGATTAGTATCACCACCAGGTGGAGAAGACTAGGGATCAGAGACGGTAAGTAACTTGCCCGGTGTTTACACGGCTCTGAACACAGGTTTCTTAGTCTGGTACCGTCTGCGCTATGGGGACCCTGAGCTCTGGCCTGACAGTCAGCCATGGCTCTGCTACACACGATGCAGCTCCACGTGGCCTTTCTTTCTTGGGGCCCTCCCGCCTTTTTACACAGTATGACTGGCATCCCCTGTGCCACGTCCTTTTGTTGGGGTGAGGAAGGTCTAGCTAGCCCTTTCTCACCCAGGCCTTTTGACACTaacttctctctgcctggaatactctGTCTCCTTATTTCGTTGGTATTTTCTTGATAGGATGATTCCCAATGTATTTGACAGCTCTCATTTTGGATGCCTCCGCcctcaggaaggcttcctggattCCCCACCAGACACAATCCAGCActcttcctctctgctctcaggGCACCTCATCCTTCTTCTATCATGGTGTCCATCACCCTGCAGTATCAAAGCCACCTTCCTGTCTGCACTCCATCAGCCCCTGAGATCTTGAGATGCCTAAGACCCAACCTCCACTGCTACCCGGGACTGAGGACGGGCCTGGCGTAACTCTGCACCTGGGCGCCTTTTGTTGTCCTGAATGCCCAGCATAGCACGGAGGGTTCACAAATACAGGTGGGCCAACTGAGGCACATTTCAAGTCAGGGCGTCTTAGTATTTTCTGTGCTATGGACCCATCAGGCAATCTGGTAAAGCCCCTGGACTCCCCACTCaggatgtttttaaattttaagctaAATTATATAGGATAACAAAAGAAGCCAATTATTGGAAGACAATtactgaaatatttagaaaactgCCCAAATGTGTGCTGTGGTACCATATGTATTTCTTGAGCCAGTAAGTAACAAGAGCTGGGTTTACCATTAAGTACCCTTAACGTACAAGAAACAAATATTTCCATATACCCGTAACGACTATTATTTGACTTGAAAGCATCTGTGATATCTCCTAGTAACAAAGTCATAGGAGTTTCTAAAGCTGCAGAGGTTTGCTGTCTGCATTCACAACAGAAGGCGTTACTGTACCGTAGCTGTTAGTGATGACAATTGTGCAGTTACCCCCAGCCATGTTCAAAGACTCCCTGAATTCTATCCACAGACCGGGGGGCCCCTCAGACCCAAGCCAAGCCCCCCTTCCAAGAGCACGGAGCACGTCTGCTGAAGGCCCAGCACAACCATGACGTACCCCTGCTCCCAGCACATGGAGGGCAGCAGCCGGGCAAGGGGTGCAGAAGGGGCATGATCTTTAACATTGCCAGGTCTGCAAGGTACCCAggctcctccagccccacagGAGGCGGCAGGAGCCCCCTCACTGCCAGGCATCCAGTAAGACACCAGGCCCTTCTCCCCTGCAACGTCCACTGGCTTGAGGCAGGTGACCTTCGGCAGGTGGGGCATCTGAAATGGCAGGACCGTGGGGGATGCTGCTCTGGCCTGAGTATGGTTACTGCTGTTAGAATAGTTTGCTggagaaaatgtttaaattaagaGAAGAGGGAGACTCCAAAGTTCCTAGCCCCATGGGGCAAGTGTGGCTCTCTCACCACCAGAGACTCAGCAGTGTCCTGGGGGCGGGACGCAGGGCAGCTGCGAGGAAAAGGGGCAGCAGAAAGAAGAGTAAGGGACATGGACATGCTTCACTGCGGCCACAGCTCCaaccctcctccccatctcaAGGGCAAGTCTGCCGGCTCCACTTCCACACCCCACCTGCTGGAGCCAGAGATGGCCACCCTGAGCCAGACCAACACGGGCCAGGCTGTGGTCAGCACTCACACGGCTTGGGCACCACCACTCCAGCTTCTGAGCCTGCAGATGACACTCACACAGTGCTGCCAATTCACCCGGGGCGCTACATCATGCAACCTTTCAGACATGCATGACAGGAGTTCTGGCCTGCTCTAGGGTAAGCCAGCAGCTCAGAGAAGGCAGGCTATCGGTCCCAGGTCTCTCAGCTAAGTTCTAGAGCTAGGACACACACCCAGGGCCTCCGCCTGCTGCTGACCTTAGCCCACCTCAGGgcatgatggggcaggtgggcagaaacCACTCACCCCAAAAGCTTCTGCTAAGGCTGTAGCTCCATCATTTTCCAGACGGTTTCTGCCAGCCACGAAGACCTTCAGGGCCAGCGGCTTGCCCTGGACACTGGATTTCCGATGACACTCAGTCAGAGCT
The Vicugna pacos chromosome 12, VicPac4, whole genome shotgun sequence DNA segment above includes these coding regions:
- the RANGAP1 gene encoding ran GTPase-activating protein 1 isoform X3, which encodes MASEDIAKLAETLAKTQVAGGQLSFKGKSLKLNTAEDAKDVIKEIEEFDGLEALRLEGNTVGVEAARVIAKALEKKSELKRCHWSDMFTGRLRSEIPPALISLGEGLITAGAQLVELDLSDNAFGPDGVRGFEALLKSSACFTLHELKLNNCGMGIGGGKILAAALTECHRKSSVQGKPLALKVFVAGRNRLENDGATALAEAFGIIGTLEEVHMPQNGINHPGVTALAQAFTINPLLRVINLNDNTFTEKGAVAMAKTLKTLRQVEVINFGDCLVRSKGAVAIADAVRGGLPKLKELNLSFCEIKRDAALSVAEAMVDKAELEKLDLNGNTLGEEGCEQLQEVLDGFSMARVLASLSDDEGEDDEDEDEEEEGEEEEEEEEEDEEEDEEEEEEEEEEPQKGEQGEEPTTPSRKILDPDSGEPAPVLSSPPPADVSTFLAFPSSEKLLRLGPKSSVLLAQQTDTSDPEVVVSAFLKVSSVFKDEATVRTAVQDAVDALMKKAFSSSSFNSNTFLTRLLIHMGLLKSEDKVKAIANLYGPLMALNHMVQQDYFPKALAPLLLAFMTKPNGALESCSFARHNLLQTLYKV
- the RANGAP1 gene encoding ran GTPase-activating protein 1 isoform X1, translated to MDDLDPVAISVLFEEWDPQTESSQDDQAVCRFPGEPTNVANMASEDIAKLAETLAKTQVAGGQLSFKGKSLKLNTAEDAKDVIKEIEEFDGLEALRLEGNTVGVEAARVIAKALEKKSELKRCHWSDMFTGRLRSEIPPALISLGEGLITAGAQLVELDLSDNAFGPDGVRGFEALLKSSACFTLHELKLNNCGMGIGGGKILAAALTECHRKSSVQGKPLALKVFVAGRNRLENDGATALAEAFGIIGTLEEVHMPQNGINHPGVTALAQAFTINPLLRVINLNDNTFTEKGAVAMAKTLKTLRQVEVINFGDCLVRSKGAVAIADAVRGGLPKLKELNLSFCEIKRDAALSVAEAMVDKAELEKLDLNGNTLGEEGCEQLQEVLDGFSMARVLASLSDDEGEDDEDEDEEEEGEEEEEEEEEDEEEDEEEEEEEEEEPQKGEQGEEPTTPSRKILDPDSGEPAPVLSSPPPADVSTFLAFPSSEKLLRLGPKSSVLLAQQTDTSDPEVVVSAFLKVSSVFKDEATVRTAVQDAVDALMKKAFSSSSFNSNTFLTRLLIHMGLLKSEDKVKAIANLYGPLMALNHMVQQDYFPKALAPLLLAFMTKPNGALESCSFARHNLLQTLYKV
- the RANGAP1 gene encoding ran GTPase-activating protein 1 isoform X4; this translates as MDDLDPVAISVLFEEWDPQTESSQDDQAVCRFPGEPTNVANMASEDIAKLAETLAKTQVAGGQLSFKGKSLKLNTAEDAKDVIKEIEEFDGLEALRLEGNTVGVEAARVIAKALEKKSELKRCHWSDMFTGRLRSEIPPALISLGEGLITAGAQLVELDLSDNAFGPDGVRGFEALLKSSACFTLHELKLNNCGMGIGGGKILAAALTECHRKSSVQGKPLALKVFVAGRNRLENDGATALAEAFGIIGTLEEVHMPQNGINHPGVTALAQAFTINPLLRVINLNDNTFTEKGAVAMAKTLKTLRQVEVINFGDCLVRSKGAVAIADAVRGGLPKLKELNLSFCEIKRDAALSVAEAMVDKAELEKLDLNGNTLGEEGCEQLQEVLDGFSMARVLASLSDDEGEDDEDEDEEEEGEEEEEEEEEDEEEDEEEEEEEEEEPQKGEQGEEPTTPSRKILDPDSGEPAPVLSSPPPADVSTFLAFPSSEKLLRLGPKSSVLLAQQTDTSDPEVVVSAFLKVSSVFKDEATVRTAVQDAVDGETEAFPKAIQVNTLEPGPGNVHCRKML